In a genomic window of Halorussus salinus:
- a CDS encoding exo-beta-N-acetylmuramidase NamZ family protein has translation MVRLGIESVLESQNSVLADDRLGLITNPSGVDSELRTTIDLLADRDEFDLRKLFGPEHGIRGSEQAGVEVEDSIDEKTGLPVKSLYGEEKHLRPEMIADLDTVVYDMQDIGCRFYTLIYTLAYALEGVAEAGKRMVVLDRPNPIAPVAPAGNRVPDAHSSFVGNYGLPIVHGMTVGELATYFNDEFDIGADLLVVELDDWDRNVWYDATDLPWVYPSPNMPTLGTATVYPGTCFFEGTNLSEGRGTTKPFELVGAPWIDAESWADSLNAAGLSGVAFRPAYFTPMFSKHERDDIEGVQVHVLDRDDFEPVRVGLTMLISAFTTYDDCDWVSYDDEFFIDKLAGGTYLRKTIDEADSANGARDIADGIIDRWDDDRAAFLDARERHLRY, from the coding sequence ATGGTTCGCCTCGGAATCGAATCGGTTCTCGAATCGCAGAACTCCGTACTCGCCGACGACCGCCTCGGGCTCATCACGAACCCCTCGGGCGTCGATTCGGAGCTTCGGACGACTATCGACCTGCTGGCCGACCGCGACGAGTTCGACCTCCGGAAGTTGTTCGGTCCCGAACACGGCATCCGCGGGAGCGAGCAAGCGGGCGTGGAGGTCGAAGACAGCATCGACGAGAAGACCGGACTCCCGGTCAAGAGCCTCTACGGCGAGGAGAAACACCTCCGACCCGAGATGATAGCCGACCTCGACACCGTCGTCTACGACATGCAGGACATCGGCTGTCGGTTCTACACCCTCATCTACACGCTGGCCTACGCGCTGGAAGGCGTCGCCGAGGCCGGAAAGCGGATGGTCGTCTTGGACCGCCCGAACCCCATCGCGCCGGTCGCGCCCGCCGGAAACCGCGTCCCCGACGCCCACTCGTCGTTCGTCGGCAACTACGGCCTGCCCATCGTCCACGGGATGACCGTCGGCGAACTGGCGACGTACTTCAACGACGAGTTCGACATCGGCGCGGACCTCCTCGTCGTGGAACTGGACGACTGGGACCGGAACGTCTGGTACGACGCGACCGACCTCCCGTGGGTCTACCCCTCGCCGAACATGCCGACGCTCGGGACCGCCACCGTCTACCCCGGCACCTGCTTCTTCGAGGGGACGAACCTCTCGGAGGGCCGGGGAACCACGAAACCGTTCGAGTTGGTCGGCGCGCCGTGGATAGACGCCGAGTCGTGGGCCGACTCGCTCAACGCCGCGGGACTGTCGGGCGTCGCCTTCCGCCCCGCCTACTTCACGCCGATGTTCTCGAAACACGAGCGCGACGACATCGAGGGCGTGCAGGTCCACGTCCTCGACCGCGACGACTTCGAGCCGGTCCGAGTGGGACTCACGATGCTCATCTCGGCGTTCACGACCTACGACGACTGCGACTGGGTGTCCTACGACGACGAGTTCTTCATCGACAAACTCGCGGGCGGCACCTACCTCCGCAAGACCATCGACGAGGCCGACTCAGCCAACGGCGCGCGCGACATCGCCGACGGCATCATCGACCGGTGGGACGACGACCGAGCCGCGTTCCTCGACGCGCGCGAGCGCCACCTGCGGTACTGA
- a CDS encoding LLM class flavin-dependent oxidoreductase, with product MEIHYNVAGCFRSPREDIDLAKYAVESGFEGIWIGDHFLPWLDNRPYTHHILPWFGTLMSEVPDVPVGTAVTCPTVRYHPPVLAQAIATLDNMFPGRFELGVGTGEALNEAHFYDGEWPDWGTLAGMLIETLDVMERLWNSDEYVGYDGDYYQYDDIKLYTQTKSEIPVHWAAWGPQSAKCAGKYAGNLTTAASPDHIADLLVPNFEQGLEDGGRSPAEAQVTTQMAAHFGDPEEVAAQLREQGEHTPDDTELDNPDPRAIQEVADAELAELSDDELIDANNVTDDPQDFVNYLAELEAAGVDRVQVVSKVGDPRDTIDAFADHVIPEF from the coding sequence ATGGAGATTCACTACAACGTCGCGGGGTGCTTTCGCTCCCCGCGCGAGGACATCGACCTCGCCAAGTACGCCGTAGAGTCGGGTTTCGAGGGCATCTGGATCGGCGACCACTTCCTGCCGTGGCTCGACAACCGCCCGTACACCCACCACATCCTGCCGTGGTTCGGCACGCTGATGAGCGAGGTCCCGGACGTGCCGGTCGGAACCGCCGTGACCTGCCCGACCGTTCGGTACCACCCGCCGGTACTCGCCCAAGCCATCGCCACGCTCGACAACATGTTCCCCGGTCGCTTCGAGTTGGGCGTCGGCACGGGCGAGGCGCTCAACGAGGCGCACTTCTACGACGGCGAGTGGCCCGACTGGGGGACGCTGGCCGGGATGCTCATCGAGACGCTGGACGTGATGGAACGGCTCTGGAACAGCGACGAGTACGTCGGCTACGACGGCGACTACTACCAGTACGACGACATCAAACTCTACACCCAGACCAAATCCGAAATTCCGGTCCACTGGGCGGCGTGGGGTCCCCAGTCGGCCAAGTGCGCGGGCAAGTACGCGGGCAACCTGACCACCGCCGCCTCGCCCGACCACATCGCGGACCTCCTCGTGCCGAACTTCGAGCAGGGCCTCGAAGACGGCGGACGGTCGCCCGCGGAGGCTCAGGTCACGACCCAGATGGCCGCCCACTTCGGCGACCCCGAGGAGGTCGCCGCGCAACTCCGCGAGCAGGGCGAACACACGCCCGACGACACGGAACTCGACAACCCCGACCCGAGAGCAATTCAGGAGGTCGCCGACGCCGAACTCGCCGAGTTGTCCGACGACGAGCTAATCGACGCGAACAACGTCACCGACGACCCACAGGACTTCGTGAACTACCTCGCCGAACTGGAGGCGGCCGGAGTGGACCGCGTACAGGTCGTCAGCAAGGTCGGCGACCCCCGCGACACCATCGACGCCTTCGCCGACCACGTCATCCCCGAGTTCTGA
- a CDS encoding glycosyl hydrolase family 18 protein codes for MTEHPRSDSSGTDERPTTSASRRTFLKGTGAVAATAAVGSGVVGADTSSTGNRIVGYYPGWASDTLPPSEVPYDKLTHLNFAFLAPQSDGTVVLQRSSDDQTLTELSNYDDESTVMSLSISGGWYPQEYSDVASTAERRQRFAETAVDHVQNYNFDGIDLDWEYPDGTTRSSDPQNFELLVEAVRNELDARMGSWTSLTIAGSASPSTADDAYRDGVFDHLDFVNVMSYDFHGDWSNDTNFNAPLNSPPEDPDGQQDWNVASSMEYWATRPPAKSDLVMGVPFYGRRYTGVAGGNAGLFESFDSSSAVAYDEIAATYEPDANYEYHFHHDAENPWLYSAADDEFLAYDDLASISRKMRYVTANDFGGAMCWELSQDTTGTLVTEMHEEMHGDQSLAALAHRDHVVTTAEVWVRDGPGTSNAHVGTAPSGTTGTVVDGPVESDGYAWYEVEYDDGVADGWTALGDGWLAKCRFDAGHRAVTGVDLSVRDGAGTSATQLDTAPAGTGGTLLDGPVDADGYTWWKVDYDGGVQTGWSAQGTDWLVRDY; via the coding sequence ATGACAGAGCATCCGCGGTCCGATTCGAGTGGCACCGACGAGCGACCGACGACGAGCGCATCGAGGAGAACCTTCCTGAAGGGGACCGGCGCGGTCGCGGCAACGGCGGCGGTCGGCTCCGGGGTGGTCGGAGCCGACACCTCCTCGACGGGGAACCGAATCGTCGGCTACTACCCCGGTTGGGCGAGCGACACGCTCCCGCCCTCGGAGGTACCCTACGACAAACTCACGCACCTCAACTTCGCGTTCCTCGCGCCGCAGTCCGACGGGACGGTCGTCCTGCAACGCTCGTCGGACGACCAGACGCTGACCGAACTCTCGAACTACGACGACGAGAGTACCGTCATGTCGCTGTCAATCAGCGGCGGCTGGTACCCACAGGAGTACTCCGACGTGGCGTCCACGGCCGAGCGCCGCCAGCGGTTCGCCGAGACCGCGGTGGACCACGTCCAGAACTACAACTTCGACGGCATCGACCTCGACTGGGAGTACCCCGACGGGACGACCCGGAGTAGCGACCCGCAGAACTTCGAGTTGCTGGTCGAGGCGGTCCGGAACGAACTCGACGCCCGGATGGGGTCGTGGACCAGTCTGACCATCGCGGGGTCAGCCAGTCCGAGTACGGCCGACGACGCCTACCGCGACGGCGTCTTCGACCACCTCGACTTCGTGAACGTGATGTCCTACGACTTCCACGGCGACTGGAGCAACGACACCAACTTCAACGCGCCGCTCAATTCCCCGCCGGAGGACCCCGACGGCCAACAGGACTGGAACGTCGCCTCGTCGATGGAGTACTGGGCGACTCGCCCGCCCGCGAAGTCCGACCTCGTGATGGGCGTGCCCTTCTACGGGCGGCGCTACACCGGCGTCGCCGGAGGGAACGCGGGCCTGTTCGAGAGCTTCGACTCCTCGTCGGCGGTGGCGTACGACGAAATCGCGGCCACCTACGAACCGGACGCGAACTACGAGTACCACTTCCACCACGACGCCGAGAACCCGTGGCTCTACTCGGCCGCGGACGACGAGTTCCTCGCCTACGACGACCTCGCGTCGATTTCCCGGAAGATGCGCTACGTCACGGCCAACGACTTCGGCGGCGCGATGTGTTGGGAACTCAGCCAAGACACGACGGGGACGCTCGTCACCGAGATGCACGAGGAGATGCACGGCGACCAGTCCCTCGCCGCGCTCGCCCATCGGGACCACGTGGTCACGACGGCGGAGGTCTGGGTGCGAGACGGACCGGGAACGTCGAACGCCCACGTCGGCACCGCGCCGAGCGGAACCACCGGAACCGTCGTGGACGGGCCGGTCGAGAGCGACGGCTACGCGTGGTACGAAGTCGAGTACGACGACGGCGTCGCGGACGGGTGGACCGCGCTCGGCGACGGCTGGCTAGCGAAATGCCGGTTCGACGCGGGCCACCGAGCGGTCACGGGCGTCGATTTGTCGGTCCGGGACGGCGCGGGCACGAGCGCGACCCAACTCGACACCGCACCCGCGGGGACCGGCGGGACGCTCCTCGACGGTCCCGTAGACGCCGACGGCTACACGTGGTGGAAAGTGGACTACGACGGCGGCGTCCAGACCGGGTGGTCGGCACAGGGCACCGACTGGCTCGTGCGGGACTACTGA
- a CDS encoding mandelate racemase/muconate lactonizing enzyme family protein, with protein MAVTGVEAIPVEVDVQPKDEGLGLAPYVSNHDEVTSVERMLVRVETDDGVTGWGEMLVGMKSARVTKAVVEDVIAPELVGREVSEIRPFVEEFYYPYAKVRPFVGAVETALWDALGKKLGAPVHELLGGKTREEIPIAHCLGILSPDESREFVRRAYDAGFRTLKTKAGHDWRTDVDRLVAMHDEVDGDMEFRIDPNQGWTTEDAVRVAARLEDEGVYLQYLEQPVRIDSPGTYKRLRQRLRTPIGVNEDAYFPYNLYHLIKQDAIDVGVLDLVPAGGILRVREQAAAASAAGVSLSHHCGFDLGVKTAAVLHTVAATPAINLAPDSVYYAWDDYLVESPLDATTGSIRVPDEPGLGVTVDETKVEEYRTD; from the coding sequence ATGGCAGTCACGGGCGTCGAAGCCATCCCCGTCGAAGTAGACGTACAGCCCAAAGACGAGGGTCTCGGACTCGCACCCTACGTCAGCAACCACGACGAAGTGACCTCGGTCGAGCGGATGCTCGTCCGCGTCGAGACCGACGACGGCGTGACCGGGTGGGGCGAGATGCTGGTCGGCATGAAGTCCGCTCGCGTGACCAAAGCGGTGGTCGAGGACGTTATCGCGCCGGAACTGGTCGGCCGCGAGGTCTCGGAGATTCGGCCCTTCGTCGAGGAGTTCTACTACCCCTACGCGAAGGTGCGGCCGTTCGTCGGCGCGGTCGAGACCGCGCTGTGGGACGCCCTCGGGAAGAAGTTGGGCGCGCCGGTCCACGAGCTGTTGGGTGGGAAGACCCGCGAGGAGATACCTATCGCCCACTGCCTCGGCATCCTGAGTCCCGACGAGTCCCGAGAGTTCGTCCGGCGGGCCTACGACGCCGGGTTCCGGACGCTCAAGACCAAGGCGGGCCACGACTGGCGGACCGACGTGGACCGACTCGTCGCCATGCACGACGAGGTGGACGGCGACATGGAGTTTCGCATCGACCCGAATCAGGGCTGGACGACCGAGGACGCGGTTCGGGTCGCCGCGCGCCTCGAAGACGAGGGGGTCTATCTGCAGTACCTCGAACAGCCGGTTCGAATCGACTCGCCGGGGACCTACAAGCGACTCCGCCAGCGCCTGCGGACCCCCATCGGCGTCAACGAGGACGCCTACTTCCCCTACAACCTCTACCATCTGATAAAGCAGGACGCCATCGACGTGGGCGTCCTCGACCTCGTGCCCGCGGGCGGCATCTTGCGGGTCCGCGAGCAGGCGGCCGCGGCGTCGGCGGCGGGGGTCTCGCTGTCCCACCACTGCGGGTTCGACCTCGGAGTCAAGACCGCGGCGGTGCTTCACACCGTCGCGGCCACGCCCGCCATCAATCTCGCGCCCGACAGCGTGTACTACGCGTGGGACGACTACCTCGTGGAGTCGCCCCTCGACGCGACCACCGGGTCGATTCGAGTCCCCGACGAACCGGGTCTCGGCGTCACGGTGGACGAGACGAAAGTCGAGGAGTACCGGACCGACTGA
- a CDS encoding serine hydrolase domain-containing protein, which translates to MTRTDDSPPSVGDDSATDDPLTELLETGLAEGAFPGAVAAVGDSAGTERTVAVGERDPEEALPATTETVFDCASLTKPVVTATVALALTEAGEIALSDSLERHIGALAGTERAAVELVELLTHTSGFQPYAFDPEWETPDETLSGLYDRSLCDVEPGERYEYSCLNFVHLAEALRQATGESLADLAREYVFDPVGMDDARMGPTDTEPVAATYDHEYRDRTLRGEVHDPLGNAMDGESGNAGLFATAEDVARFARALLNDGRLDGRRLLSPATVARLSEDHAPDVDEPHSLGWRLARGQYPGLPWSGESFGHTGYTGTSLWIDPTNDRFAVLLTNQVYDGKETGLIRFRERFHGLVGAGDY; encoded by the coding sequence GTGACACGAACGGACGATTCGCCGCCGTCGGTGGGCGACGACTCGGCGACCGACGACCCGCTGACCGAACTGCTGGAGACCGGTCTCGCGGAGGGCGCGTTTCCGGGTGCGGTCGCCGCGGTCGGAGACTCGGCCGGGACCGAGCGCACCGTCGCCGTCGGCGAGCGCGACCCCGAGGAGGCCCTTCCCGCCACGACCGAGACCGTCTTCGACTGCGCGTCGCTGACCAAGCCCGTCGTGACCGCGACGGTCGCGCTCGCGCTGACCGAGGCCGGGGAAATCGCGCTCTCGGACTCGCTGGAGCGCCACATCGGCGCGCTCGCGGGCACCGAGCGCGCCGCGGTAGAACTGGTCGAACTGCTGACTCACACCTCCGGGTTCCAGCCTTACGCCTTCGATCCCGAGTGGGAGACGCCCGACGAGACCCTCTCGGGGCTCTACGACCGGTCGCTCTGCGACGTGGAACCGGGCGAGCGATACGAGTACAGTTGCCTGAACTTCGTCCACCTCGCCGAAGCACTCCGGCAGGCGACCGGCGAGTCGCTGGCGGACCTCGCACGGGAGTACGTCTTCGACCCGGTCGGGATGGACGACGCGCGCATGGGACCGACCGACACCGAACCCGTCGCGGCGACCTACGACCACGAGTACCGCGACCGGACGCTCCGCGGCGAGGTCCACGACCCGCTCGGGAATGCGATGGACGGCGAGAGCGGCAACGCCGGACTGTTCGCCACCGCCGAGGACGTGGCCCGGTTCGCCCGCGCGCTCCTGAACGACGGCCGACTCGACGGTCGGCGACTCCTTTCGCCCGCGACCGTCGCGCGCCTCTCGGAGGACCACGCGCCGGACGTGGACGAACCCCACAGCCTCGGGTGGCGACTCGCCCGCGGGCAGTACCCCGGCCTGCCGTGGTCCGGCGAGTCGTTCGGCCACACCGGCTACACGGGCACCTCGCTGTGGATAGACCCGACGAACGACCGCTTCGCCGTCCTGCTGACGAATCAGGTCTACGACGGCAAGGAGACCGGCCTGATTCGCTTCCGCGAGCGATTTCACGGACTCGTCGGCGCGGGCGACTACTGA
- a CDS encoding Rid family detoxifying hydrolase, translated as MEEISTDDAPPSIGPFSQAIRDGDRIYVSGQGPIDPETEEIIEGDVRDQTARTLENVEAVLDAAGKSLDDVVKATVFVMDMDDYDDINDVYGEYMSAPYPARSAVQVEDLPVDIDVEIEVVASA; from the coding sequence ATGGAAGAAATTAGCACCGACGACGCACCGCCGAGCATCGGTCCGTTCTCGCAGGCGATTCGGGACGGCGACCGCATCTACGTCTCCGGGCAGGGTCCCATCGACCCCGAGACTGAGGAGATAATCGAGGGCGACGTACGCGACCAGACTGCCCGGACGCTCGAAAACGTCGAGGCGGTCCTCGACGCCGCGGGGAAGTCCCTCGACGACGTGGTGAAGGCCACCGTCTTCGTGATGGACATGGACGACTACGACGACATCAACGACGTGTACGGCGAGTACATGTCCGCCCCGTACCCCGCCCGGAGCGCCGTGCAGGTCGAGGATTTGCCCGTGGACATCGACGTGGAGATAGAAGTCGTCGCCTCGGCCTGA
- a CDS encoding anhydro-N-acetylmuramic acid kinase: MTATDSADARADREPRYAVGLMSGTSLDGVDAACCRVARDPTGDPPTNYDVTVESFRTEPYPSALRDELVALCDDETGTVDAVCRANVALAELFADAALDACASAGVAPEEVAVVGSHGQTVWHAPDPEQFPGTDRPARSTLQIGDGDVLARRTGILTVSDFRTADIAAGGHGAPLTPFFDLACLSSDDEARALQNVGGIGNCTLLPPAPGRDDAVAFDTGPGNMVIDAVVELLTDGAATYDEDGRMAARGGVDDGLVSEFLDAPYFDAAPPKTTGRERFGHDYAREFAATARDRDCDDADIVASATALTARSIADAYDRFADPYPDRIVVSGGGANNPTLLDMLDDRTDCPVERLESLGVDSDAKEAALFALLGVTALDGVANNVPRATGADRAVTLGKLSRP, from the coding sequence GTGACTGCGACTGACTCCGCGGACGCTCGCGCCGACCGCGAACCGCGGTACGCGGTCGGCCTCATGTCCGGCACGTCGCTCGACGGCGTGGACGCGGCGTGCTGTCGCGTCGCCCGCGACCCGACCGGCGACCCGCCGACGAACTACGACGTGACCGTCGAGTCGTTCCGCACCGAACCGTACCCGTCCGCGCTCCGGGACGAACTCGTCGCGCTCTGCGACGACGAGACCGGCACCGTCGATGCGGTCTGTCGCGCGAACGTCGCGCTCGCGGAGCTGTTCGCCGACGCGGCGCTCGACGCCTGCGCGTCGGCGGGCGTCGCCCCCGAGGAGGTCGCGGTCGTCGGGAGCCACGGCCAGACGGTCTGGCACGCGCCCGACCCCGAGCAGTTTCCGGGGACCGACCGCCCCGCGCGCTCGACGCTCCAAATCGGCGACGGGGACGTTCTCGCGCGGCGGACCGGGATTCTGACGGTCTCGGACTTCCGGACGGCCGACATCGCGGCGGGCGGGCACGGGGCACCGCTGACGCCGTTCTTCGACCTCGCGTGCCTGTCGAGCGACGACGAGGCGCGCGCGCTCCAGAACGTCGGGGGCATCGGCAACTGCACGCTCCTCCCGCCCGCGCCCGGCCGCGACGACGCGGTCGCGTTCGACACCGGGCCGGGGAACATGGTCATCGACGCGGTGGTGGAACTGCTGACCGACGGCGCGGCGACCTACGACGAGGACGGCCGGATGGCGGCCCGCGGCGGGGTGGACGACGGCCTCGTGAGCGAGTTTCTGGACGCCCCGTACTTCGACGCCGCGCCGCCCAAGACCACCGGCCGCGAGCGGTTCGGCCACGACTACGCCCGCGAGTTCGCGGCGACCGCGCGCGACCGCGACTGCGACGACGCCGATATCGTCGCGTCCGCGACCGCGCTCACCGCCCGGTCCATCGCCGACGCCTACGACCGGTTCGCCGACCCCTACCCGGACCGAATCGTCGTCTCGGGCGGCGGCGCGAACAACCCGACCCTGCTCGACATGCTGGACGACCGCACCGACTGTCCGGTCGAACGGCTCGAATCGCTCGGCGTCGATAGCGACGCGAAGGAGGCCGCGCTGTTCGCACTTTTGGGAGTCACCGCGCTCGACGGCGTGGCGAACAACGTTCCGCGGGCGACGGGAGCCGACCGCGCGGTGACGCTCGGCAAACTCAGTCGGCCGTAG